A single window of Methylacidimicrobium sp. AP8 DNA harbors:
- a CDS encoding c-type cytochrome, translating to MKRGKRTTYWTRYLLPGLAGLWLTAAGAQQPSAATQPAAGAGGAMKNPYTDKPEAIAEGRKLWFSRSCNGCHGGMGGGGMCPPVINDTWVYGSDDKTLFELIKYGSVELQKKGYTRIGRENVVGPMPPFGSVLSDDDIWKVLAYVRSIYRGDPKLRNW from the coding sequence ATGAAGAGAGGAAAACGCACTACGTATTGGACACGCTATCTGCTACCCGGGTTGGCCGGACTTTGGCTCACCGCAGCGGGAGCGCAACAGCCATCAGCGGCCACGCAGCCCGCCGCGGGCGCGGGCGGCGCTATGAAAAACCCCTATACCGACAAGCCGGAGGCCATCGCAGAGGGAAGAAAGCTCTGGTTCAGCCGCAGCTGCAACGGATGCCACGGAGGAATGGGGGGAGGAGGGATGTGTCCGCCGGTCATCAACGACACGTGGGTCTACGGCAGCGACGACAAGACCCTTTTCGAGCTCATCAAGTACGGCAGCGTCGAGCTCCAGAAGAAGGGCTACACGCGCATCGGACGGGAGAACGTCGTAGGGCCGATGCCTCCCTTCGGCAGCGTCCTGAGCGACGACGACATTTGGAAGGTGCTCGCCTACGTGCGCTCGATCTATCGCGGGGATCCCAAGCTGCGGAACTGGTAG
- a CDS encoding sigma-54 dependent transcriptional regulator, whose amino-acid sequence MGLNILLVEDERNLARSIGELLTAQGHEVALAFDGNEGLRQAELSAPDLLLLDARLPGLPGPELLRRARAMHPALPAVVFTAYASVEDAVAVMKLGAFEYLQKPLDLDRLRMLVDRVEETVRLRQELAYYRSLDEPVLLGESTAIRSLREKIDQLGRLDGGRGLPTVLLSGETGTGKDVVARLLHHRSSRRNEAFLSINCVALPESLVEAELFGYERGAFTGASFAKLGLMEAADKGTLFLDEIGDLPLALQGKLLTAIERKTVRRLGSVRDRKVDPWILAATNRSLESLVREGAFRADLYYRLRVVHLELPPLRERTEDIPLLANHFLRVHGSRYGKGNRTLAPDAVAALQKYPWPGNVRELSHAVEQAVLWSKGEILGAADFAWPGPPAPARREPPRSCEEAIGWLLREGLPFSEIEKRLLQQALEATRQNVSQAARQLGMTRDILRYRMEKHGIAVGERS is encoded by the coding sequence ATGGGGCTTAACATCCTCCTGGTCGAAGACGAACGGAACCTCGCGCGGTCGATCGGCGAGCTTCTCACGGCCCAAGGCCATGAGGTGGCCCTGGCCTTCGACGGCAACGAAGGGCTCCGGCAAGCCGAACTCTCCGCTCCCGACCTGCTCCTCCTCGATGCCCGCCTGCCGGGCCTTCCGGGACCCGAGCTCCTCCGCCGAGCGCGGGCGATGCACCCCGCCCTGCCGGCGGTGGTCTTCACCGCCTACGCCTCCGTCGAGGACGCGGTCGCCGTGATGAAGCTCGGCGCTTTCGAATATCTGCAAAAGCCCCTCGACCTCGATCGGCTGCGCATGCTGGTCGACCGGGTCGAGGAGACCGTCCGCCTCAGGCAAGAGCTCGCCTATTACCGGAGCCTCGACGAGCCGGTCCTGCTCGGGGAGTCGACGGCGATCCGGTCGCTGCGCGAAAAGATCGACCAGCTGGGCCGGCTCGACGGCGGCCGGGGGCTTCCTACCGTTTTGCTCTCCGGCGAGACCGGAACCGGAAAGGATGTCGTCGCCCGGCTCCTCCATCACCGGAGCTCGCGCCGGAACGAGGCCTTCCTGTCGATCAACTGCGTGGCGCTGCCCGAGAGCTTGGTCGAAGCCGAGCTCTTCGGCTACGAGCGGGGAGCGTTCACCGGCGCTTCGTTCGCCAAGCTCGGCCTGATGGAGGCGGCGGACAAGGGCACCCTCTTCCTCGACGAAATCGGGGACCTTCCCCTCGCCCTGCAAGGGAAGCTCCTGACGGCGATCGAACGCAAGACGGTGCGGCGCCTGGGAAGCGTTCGCGATCGCAAGGTCGATCCCTGGATCCTCGCCGCCACCAACCGATCCCTGGAAAGCTTGGTCCGGGAAGGAGCCTTCCGCGCCGACCTCTACTACCGACTCCGCGTCGTCCATCTCGAGCTGCCTCCCTTGCGGGAGAGGACCGAAGACATCCCTCTTCTGGCAAATCACTTCCTCCGCGTCCACGGCAGCCGCTACGGAAAGGGGAACCGCACGCTCGCCCCGGATGCCGTGGCGGCCCTGCAAAAATATCCCTGGCCCGGCAACGTCCGCGAGCTTTCGCACGCGGTCGAGCAGGCGGTTCTCTGGTCCAAGGGAGAAATCCTGGGCGCCGCCGACTTCGCTTGGCCGGGGCCGCCCGCCCCCGCCCGCCGCGAGCCTCCGAGGAGCTGCGAGGAGGCGATCGGTTGGCTCCTGCGGGAGGGGCTCCCCTTTTCCGAAATCGAAAAACGGCTGCTCCAGCAGGCGCTGGAAGCCACGCGGCAGAACGTCTCCCAAGCCGCCCGCCAATTAGGCATGACCCGGGACATCCTCCGCTACCGGATGGAAAAGCACGGCATCGCCGTAGGAGAGCGTTCCTGA
- a CDS encoding dodecin, with product MSDPIYKIIEVVGTSDVNVHEAVRNAIHRAAKTVHNLQWFEVKEIRGAIHNGEPRFQVAVRIGFRLDE from the coding sequence ATGTCCGATCCTATCTACAAGATCATCGAAGTCGTCGGAACCTCGGACGTGAACGTCCATGAAGCGGTGCGGAACGCCATCCACCGCGCGGCGAAGACGGTGCACAACCTGCAGTGGTTCGAGGTCAAGGAAATCCGGGGAGCGATCCATAACGGCGAACCGCGCTTTCAGGTCGCGGTCCGGATCGGCTTTCGTCTCGACGAATAG
- the cynS gene encoding cyanase, whose amino-acid sequence MTRSDLTQRILAAKTRKGLRWEAIARTLGKSKEWVAAACLGQMALTREQARSLSTLLDLPDEAEALLQVAPYKGSLPSAVPTDPLLYRFYEILSVYGAALKELIHEEFGDGIMSAVDFRMHVAREPDPQGDRVRIEMSGKFLPYKAY is encoded by the coding sequence ATGACTCGATCGGATCTCACCCAACGGATTCTCGCCGCAAAGACCCGGAAAGGCCTCCGATGGGAAGCGATCGCGCGCACGCTCGGCAAGAGCAAGGAGTGGGTCGCCGCAGCCTGCCTCGGCCAGATGGCGTTGACGCGCGAGCAGGCTCGATCCCTCTCCACCCTTCTGGATCTCCCCGACGAAGCGGAAGCGCTTTTGCAGGTCGCCCCGTACAAGGGATCGCTGCCGTCCGCCGTTCCCACCGATCCGCTGCTCTACCGCTTCTACGAAATCCTCTCGGTCTACGGGGCGGCGCTCAAGGAGCTGATCCACGAGGAGTTCGGCGACGGCATCATGAGCGCGGTCGACTTCCGCATGCACGTGGCCCGCGAGCCCGATCCCCAAGGGGATAGAGTTCGCATCGAGATGAGCGGTAAGTTCCTACCGTACAAGGCGTACTGA
- a CDS encoding methanol/ethanol family PQQ-dependent dehydrogenase: MRFLKRKKSLSAGMLLALAVGSAASIPSAYSNDDVLKLTENPKNWAAPGKDYANTRHSPLKQINTQNVKGLHMAWSFSTGVLRGHEGQPLVIGDRMYVVTPYPNIVWALDISKGNSYEVLWKYAPRQDDKAVSTACCDTVNRGASYADGKIVFNTLDGYVVCLDANTGKELWKTKFADVNKGETSTPAPIIVKDKVVTGYGGDEFGARGRFAAFDLNSGKMVWQAYSNGPDSDVLLGPDFNSKHPEYGQAGQDLGVKTYPDEEWKRGGGCAWGWYSYDPKLDLIYYNTGNPGLWSPSYRTEAKTHEEANEPWKWDNKWSMTIFARKPDTGEAVWGYQMTPFDQWDYDGINEDVLVDITVDGSKKPCLVHFDRNGFCYVLNRTDGTIIRANKFVTVNWAEKIDMKTGRPVKVKEHSPFEVGKAVQAYPSAMGGKDQQPVAVDPKEPNVFYAPTNNWGMTLEPMERAHTNQGSVYVFANVLMKPEKPGVMGRFKAFDVITGKARWDIPERFPTWSGALVTDGGLAFYGTLDGWFKAVDRKTGKVLWQQKLGSGIIGNPISYEVGGKQYISVLSGIGGWIGLPVTAGLDPADPYGALGVSGMAAENGFYNIPMGGTLYTFCVQ, translated from the coding sequence ATGAGGTTCCTGAAACGTAAGAAAAGTCTCTCTGCCGGGATGCTCCTGGCACTGGCGGTCGGGTCCGCGGCGTCGATCCCGTCAGCCTATTCCAACGACGATGTGTTGAAGCTCACGGAGAATCCCAAGAATTGGGCGGCTCCGGGCAAGGATTACGCCAACACGCGCCACTCGCCCCTCAAACAGATCAACACGCAGAACGTCAAGGGCCTGCACATGGCCTGGTCGTTCTCGACCGGCGTGCTGCGCGGCCATGAAGGACAGCCGCTCGTGATCGGCGACCGCATGTACGTGGTGACTCCTTATCCCAACATCGTGTGGGCTCTCGACATCTCCAAGGGGAATTCCTACGAGGTCCTTTGGAAGTACGCGCCGCGGCAGGATGACAAGGCGGTCTCGACGGCCTGCTGCGACACGGTCAACCGCGGGGCTTCCTACGCCGACGGGAAGATCGTCTTCAACACCCTCGACGGATACGTCGTCTGCTTGGACGCCAACACGGGGAAAGAGCTTTGGAAGACCAAGTTTGCGGACGTGAACAAGGGCGAGACGAGCACTCCCGCGCCCATCATCGTCAAGGACAAGGTCGTCACCGGCTACGGGGGGGACGAGTTCGGCGCGCGGGGCCGCTTCGCCGCCTTCGATCTCAACTCGGGCAAGATGGTCTGGCAGGCCTACAGCAACGGTCCCGACTCGGACGTGCTGCTCGGGCCCGACTTCAACAGCAAGCATCCGGAGTACGGGCAGGCGGGCCAGGACCTCGGCGTCAAGACCTACCCCGACGAGGAGTGGAAGCGGGGCGGGGGCTGCGCCTGGGGCTGGTACAGCTATGACCCGAAGCTCGATCTGATCTACTACAACACCGGCAATCCCGGTCTCTGGAGCCCGAGCTACCGGACCGAGGCCAAGACCCATGAAGAGGCCAACGAGCCCTGGAAGTGGGACAACAAGTGGTCGATGACCATCTTCGCCCGCAAGCCCGACACGGGCGAGGCCGTTTGGGGCTACCAGATGACGCCGTTCGACCAGTGGGACTATGACGGCATCAACGAGGACGTCCTGGTCGACATCACCGTCGACGGCTCCAAGAAGCCCTGCCTGGTCCACTTCGACCGCAACGGCTTCTGCTACGTCTTGAATCGAACCGACGGCACGATCATCCGCGCCAACAAGTTCGTGACGGTCAACTGGGCCGAGAAGATCGACATGAAGACGGGACGCCCGGTCAAGGTCAAGGAGCACTCCCCGTTCGAGGTCGGCAAGGCCGTGCAGGCCTACCCCTCCGCGATGGGAGGAAAAGACCAGCAGCCGGTCGCGGTCGATCCGAAGGAACCCAACGTCTTCTATGCGCCTACCAACAACTGGGGCATGACGCTGGAGCCGATGGAGCGCGCGCACACCAACCAGGGTAGCGTCTACGTCTTCGCCAACGTCCTGATGAAGCCCGAAAAGCCCGGCGTCATGGGCCGCTTCAAGGCGTTCGACGTGATCACCGGCAAGGCTCGCTGGGATATCCCGGAGCGGTTCCCGACCTGGAGCGGAGCCTTGGTCACCGACGGCGGGCTGGCCTTCTACGGCACCCTCGACGGCTGGTTCAAGGCGGTTGACCGGAAGACCGGCAAGGTCCTCTGGCAGCAGAAGCTCGGCTCCGGCATCATCGGCAACCCGATCTCCTACGAGGTGGGCGGCAAGCAGTACATTTCGGTCCTCTCCGGCATCGGCGGATGGATCGGACTCCCCGTCACTGCGGGCCTCGACCCGGCGGATCCCTACGGCGCCCTCGGCGTCTCGGGGATGGCGGCAGAGAACGGGTTCTACAACATCCCGATGGGCGGAACGCTCTATACCTTCTGCGTCCAGTAG
- the sixA gene encoding phosphohistidine phosphatase SixA has translation MTLYFLRHATAAREAPTDAERPLTKEGRHEARIAGKALHRLGVRPNFLWSSPLLRARQTAEIAAEAFTHPPAVEIKAELANDTPTSMLLALLKPLPPDCEIILVGHMPSLSEHLAALLGATSPENFPLDKGGVAALRLDAIQLGKAALRFRLRNEQLEKIA, from the coding sequence GTGACGCTCTACTTTCTCCGCCACGCGACGGCCGCCCGCGAAGCCCCGACGGATGCCGAGCGCCCGCTGACCAAGGAAGGCCGTCACGAAGCCCGCATTGCGGGGAAAGCGCTCCATCGGCTCGGGGTGCGGCCGAATTTCCTCTGGTCCAGCCCGTTGCTGCGCGCGCGCCAGACGGCGGAGATCGCCGCGGAAGCCTTCACCCATCCCCCCGCCGTGGAAATCAAGGCGGAGCTCGCAAACGACACGCCCACTTCCATGCTTCTGGCGCTGCTCAAGCCGTTGCCGCCCGATTGCGAAATCATTCTGGTCGGGCACATGCCGAGCCTCTCGGAGCATCTGGCCGCCCTCCTCGGCGCGACCTCGCCTGAGAACTTTCCCTTGGATAAGGGAGGTGTGGCCGCCCTGCGGCTCGACGCGATCCAGCTCGGAAAGGCCGCCCTCCGCTTCCGGCTCCGGAACGAGCAGCTCGAGAAGATCGCCTGA
- a CDS encoding trans-aconitate 2-methyltransferase: MAEQEAIAAAREERIGLVVGFLGIATGLFDFLRREGPHDPAEIASRTGLDSGYVKELCRAGFAFGYLEEEAGRFCLAAEAGLAGTGKGSSFLLAAIEAVFAPSVALRLLPLFRTGVRPGPGALIDPELLPWFGRFLEEQHASLFEEEILPATALFAELAEEEGLVLDLGCGNGWLLRRLLRHLPRWRGIGIDREAARLAEGREAAREEELDGRIEWIEADLLSWSGPEKARLVVVSRVVHHLWEDRRKLFALLDRITRSDGAIFVWEPCWPEDLVSLRKPARRSLAFQNLHEYAQGARLLSAEELIGAVEEAGWRAEADFFAGGAELVVAGRRK, encoded by the coding sequence ATGGCGGAGCAGGAGGCGATCGCCGCGGCCCGGGAAGAGCGGATAGGGCTGGTCGTCGGATTTTTGGGGATCGCTACGGGGCTCTTCGACTTCCTCCGCCGGGAGGGTCCTCATGACCCGGCGGAGATCGCAAGCCGGACGGGGCTCGATTCCGGCTACGTGAAAGAATTGTGCCGGGCCGGGTTCGCTTTCGGCTACCTGGAGGAGGAGGCGGGGCGCTTTTGTCTTGCGGCCGAGGCGGGACTCGCGGGGACGGGCAAGGGGAGCTCCTTTCTGCTAGCCGCGATCGAAGCGGTCTTCGCTCCTTCGGTCGCCCTGCGCCTGCTTCCGCTTTTTCGGACCGGCGTCCGGCCGGGGCCGGGAGCTTTGATCGATCCCGAGCTCCTCCCTTGGTTCGGGCGGTTCTTGGAGGAGCAGCATGCTTCGCTATTCGAGGAAGAGATCCTTCCCGCGACGGCGCTTTTCGCGGAGCTGGCCGAGGAGGAGGGGCTGGTTCTCGATCTGGGCTGCGGAAACGGCTGGCTCCTGCGCCGCTTGCTCCGGCACCTTCCGCGGTGGCGGGGGATCGGTATCGATCGTGAGGCGGCGCGGCTCGCCGAGGGGAGAGAAGCGGCGCGGGAGGAGGAGCTCGACGGGCGGATCGAGTGGATCGAGGCCGATCTTCTTTCTTGGAGCGGCCCGGAGAAGGCTCGGCTAGTGGTCGTCAGCCGGGTGGTCCACCATCTCTGGGAGGACCGCCGGAAGCTCTTCGCCCTCCTCGATCGGATCACGCGGTCCGACGGGGCGATCTTCGTTTGGGAGCCCTGTTGGCCGGAAGACCTGGTTTCCTTGCGCAAGCCCGCGCGGCGGAGCCTTGCTTTTCAGAATCTGCACGAGTACGCCCAGGGCGCGCGGCTCCTCTCTGCGGAGGAGCTGATCGGGGCCGTCGAGGAAGCGGGCTGGAGGGCGGAAGCCGACTTCTTTGCAGGAGGAGCGGAGCTGGTGGTCGCGGGCAGGAGAAAGTGA
- a CDS encoding quinoprotein dehydrogenase-associated putative ABC transporter substrate-binding protein: protein MHLTEKGGPNRRAWSALFLILFLVLPPALSGQSAEPPLRVCGDPGNMPLSNSRGEGFQNKIAELLAGTLGKPLEYFWYTYYERGLVRATLNASRCDVLFDMPPDFEPALPTKPYYKSTFVLVTRKDRNLHIHSLDDPVLKNLRIGVFQASAARDALRNHGIQHNTVVHYIFYDSRVHPEQHPAEQVEQVIQGTLDACAIWGPMAGYYVAKAKAPLDITPLNTMEDTVPLEYAMALAVPKGAKDLRDALNQAMEARKADIRRILTEYGVPLVHCPECIVDGDLPAHSGGYKPLPPPPAPQAASTEHDSLQDCVTADDLPAAERLLAKNPKAVDGKDPLGFTPLLNAIRMEEWPMVRLLLQKGADPNLPDPEGWTPLLFAVSKGNPETVRLLLERGARATVTAKDGWTPLALAASGSDPELVRILLDHGAPINGKSGPGGYTPLMFAAASGSEAVTRLLLARGADPNAANPAGVTALMLAVSRNRPPIVELLLHAGARPDQRNREGKTALALAQERGYQTLASLLERASGPTKTTMPPAR, encoded by the coding sequence ATGCATCTCACGGAAAAGGGCGGGCCGAACCGAAGGGCTTGGTCCGCCCTTTTCCTCATTCTCTTCCTGGTCCTCCCGCCGGCCCTCTCCGGCCAGTCGGCCGAGCCGCCGCTGCGCGTTTGCGGGGACCCGGGAAACATGCCGCTCTCCAACAGCCGCGGAGAGGGCTTTCAGAACAAGATCGCCGAGCTGCTCGCCGGCACCTTGGGCAAGCCGCTCGAATACTTCTGGTACACCTATTACGAACGCGGGCTCGTCCGGGCGACCCTCAACGCGAGCCGCTGCGATGTCCTTTTCGACATGCCGCCCGACTTCGAGCCGGCTCTGCCGACCAAGCCCTATTACAAGTCGACCTTCGTTCTGGTCACCCGGAAGGACCGCAACCTCCATATCCATTCTCTCGACGACCCGGTCCTTAAGAACCTCCGAATCGGCGTCTTCCAAGCCTCGGCCGCGCGCGACGCCCTTCGCAACCACGGCATCCAGCACAACACGGTCGTCCATTACATCTTTTATGATTCGCGGGTGCACCCTGAGCAGCATCCCGCCGAGCAGGTCGAGCAGGTGATCCAGGGCACTCTCGACGCCTGTGCGATCTGGGGGCCCATGGCCGGATACTACGTTGCCAAGGCCAAGGCCCCCCTCGACATCACTCCGTTGAACACCATGGAGGACACCGTCCCGCTCGAATACGCGATGGCGCTGGCCGTTCCCAAGGGCGCCAAGGATCTGCGCGACGCCCTCAACCAAGCGATGGAGGCGCGCAAGGCCGATATCCGGCGGATCCTGACTGAATACGGCGTTCCGCTCGTCCACTGCCCGGAATGCATCGTGGACGGCGACCTTCCCGCGCATTCCGGCGGGTACAAGCCGCTGCCCCCGCCCCCCGCTCCCCAAGCCGCATCCACCGAGCACGATTCTCTGCAGGACTGCGTTACTGCGGACGACCTCCCGGCGGCCGAACGGTTGCTTGCAAAGAATCCGAAGGCCGTCGACGGGAAGGATCCGCTCGGCTTTACTCCCCTCTTGAACGCGATCCGCATGGAGGAATGGCCGATGGTCCGGCTCCTCCTGCAAAAGGGAGCCGACCCCAACCTGCCGGATCCCGAGGGGTGGACCCCGCTGCTCTTTGCGGTCTCCAAAGGGAATCCCGAGACGGTCCGCCTCTTGCTGGAGCGCGGGGCGCGCGCCACGGTAACGGCCAAGGACGGATGGACTCCCCTCGCTCTTGCGGCGAGCGGTTCGGACCCCGAGCTCGTCCGCATCCTTCTCGACCATGGGGCTCCGATAAACGGGAAGAGCGGCCCGGGAGGCTATACTCCGCTGATGTTCGCAGCCGCTTCCGGCTCCGAAGCGGTGACCCGCTTGCTCCTTGCGCGCGGAGCCGATCCGAACGCCGCCAACCCTGCGGGAGTCACCGCGCTCATGCTGGCGGTCTCCCGCAACCGGCCGCCGATCGTCGAACTTCTCCTGCACGCGGGTGCCCGCCCGGACCAGCGGAACCGTGAAGGGAAGACTGCGCTTGCCCTCGCGCAGGAAAGGGGCTATCAAACGCTCGCCTCCCTCTTGGAAAGAGCGAGCGGCCCGACGAAGACGACCATGCCTCCCGCCCGGTAG
- a CDS encoding beta-propeller fold lactonase family protein yields the protein MKKMGLVSPGRLRRFGQAAGVLMAAFWLLAGNRGAAAVAYVSSEPFGVVAIDLEKMTVTRRFPLPKAGPRGIGVTRDGRFVVTANKGTQDVTVIDLKKRHVVRRIPIGPKPEFLKFSLDGRRFFVAHEPASEGAPSKRQRSEAEQERQEEAGAKTAARIVEIDVESWEIVRTFPASVDTEGIELSADGKRMLCANESEDSLRVYDLESGKEVERVDLRPYGHRPRGVKRSPDGNQYLVSLESSGNVVVLDRDLHFLASVATGAGPYGISFDPQGAHFLVAASRAKKLQVFDAKTRKLVREMPVGDRCWHFTYTPDGGKILAACGRSNELLVFDAESYRLRKVLGGIPLPWGVFTYPRAYGSLDLP from the coding sequence ATGAAGAAAATGGGTCTTGTCTCCCCGGGTCGGCTGCGGAGGTTCGGGCAGGCCGCCGGCGTGCTGATGGCCGCTTTCTGGCTGCTCGCCGGCAATCGCGGAGCTGCCGCCGTCGCTTACGTGAGCTCGGAGCCGTTCGGGGTCGTGGCGATCGACTTGGAGAAGATGACGGTGACCCGGCGCTTCCCGCTGCCGAAGGCGGGTCCCCGCGGAATCGGTGTCACCCGGGACGGCCGCTTTGTCGTGACGGCGAACAAGGGGACCCAGGACGTGACGGTGATCGATCTTAAGAAGCGGCACGTCGTTCGTCGGATCCCGATTGGGCCCAAGCCCGAGTTCCTCAAGTTCAGCCTCGACGGCCGCCGGTTTTTCGTCGCCCATGAGCCGGCATCGGAGGGCGCGCCGTCCAAGCGGCAGCGGAGCGAGGCCGAACAGGAGAGGCAGGAAGAGGCCGGGGCGAAAACCGCGGCCCGGATCGTCGAGATCGACGTCGAGAGCTGGGAGATCGTGCGGACCTTCCCCGCGAGCGTGGATACCGAGGGGATCGAGCTGTCGGCCGACGGGAAGAGGATGCTGTGCGCCAACGAGTCGGAGGATTCCCTGCGGGTCTACGACCTGGAGAGCGGCAAGGAAGTCGAGCGGGTCGATCTCCGGCCGTACGGACATCGGCCGCGGGGGGTCAAGCGTTCTCCCGACGGCAACCAGTACCTGGTCTCGCTCGAGAGTTCGGGCAACGTGGTCGTGCTGGACAGGGACCTGCACTTCCTCGCTTCGGTGGCGACCGGGGCCGGGCCCTACGGGATTTCCTTTGATCCGCAGGGGGCGCACTTCCTCGTGGCCGCCTCGCGCGCCAAGAAGCTCCAGGTTTTCGATGCCAAGACCCGGAAGCTCGTCCGGGAGATGCCGGTCGGAGACCGCTGTTGGCATTTTACCTATACTCCCGACGGAGGGAAGATCCTGGCCGCCTGCGGCCGCTCCAACGAGCTGCTGGTTTTCGACGCGGAGAGCTACCGGCTTCGCAAGGTCCTCGGAGGGATCCCGTTGCCTTGGGGCGTCTTCACCTATCCCCGCGCTTACGGGAGTCTCGATCTGCCCTGA
- a CDS encoding aminotransferase class III-fold pyridoxal phosphate-dependent enzyme, with protein sequence MGSWTKELSEIHAKHVLTPWAIQKRVSGPMIVRGEGSFLYDSEGNRYLDLSAGLVAVNLGHGKEQVVRAIQQQAARLCYASPAFFHDQRALLAQQLSQCAPWPEGARTFFTTGGAEANEDAIKMARMITGRHKVLSAYRSFHGSTSGAGTLTGEYRRFAGEPGIPGVVHFWGPYLYRSPFFSASEAEETERALRHLDLVLLHEDPSRVAAVVLEPVVGSNGVLVPPEGYLAGVSERCRRYGILLILDEVMTGFGRLGAAFGASRFGVVPDMVTFAKGVTSAYVPLGGVLVREGLAATFDEQQLWCGHTYSGHPLAMAAGLGALAAYRDEGLFERARTIEGWLRRGLRELEKQSPLIGEVRGMGAFFGVELVRDKNTREPLSLWHKPPSAEVRWLQQQLLSRGVYLFCKHNVLLVAPPLTITEEELQTGIEQLGETLRRLCREPSFDLPESC encoded by the coding sequence ATGGGAAGCTGGACGAAGGAGCTCTCGGAGATTCACGCCAAGCACGTCTTGACCCCTTGGGCGATCCAGAAGCGGGTCTCCGGTCCGATGATCGTCCGCGGCGAAGGGAGCTTCCTGTACGACTCCGAGGGGAACCGCTACCTCGACTTAAGCGCGGGCCTGGTAGCCGTCAATCTCGGCCATGGGAAGGAGCAGGTGGTCCGGGCGATCCAGCAGCAGGCGGCCCGCCTCTGCTACGCCTCCCCGGCCTTCTTTCACGATCAGAGAGCGCTGCTGGCGCAGCAGTTGAGTCAGTGCGCGCCGTGGCCGGAAGGTGCGCGGACTTTCTTTACGACGGGCGGCGCCGAGGCGAACGAGGACGCAATCAAGATGGCGCGGATGATCACCGGCCGTCACAAGGTCCTTTCCGCCTATCGATCCTTCCACGGCTCGACCTCGGGGGCGGGCACGCTCACCGGGGAGTATCGGCGGTTCGCGGGCGAGCCGGGGATTCCGGGAGTGGTGCATTTCTGGGGGCCGTACCTCTACCGGAGTCCCTTCTTCTCGGCGAGCGAAGCCGAGGAGACCGAGCGGGCGCTCCGGCATCTGGACCTGGTGTTGCTCCACGAAGATCCGAGCCGGGTGGCCGCCGTCGTTCTGGAGCCGGTCGTCGGCTCCAACGGAGTCCTCGTCCCCCCGGAGGGATACCTCGCCGGAGTAAGCGAGCGGTGCCGGCGGTACGGCATTCTGCTCATTTTGGACGAGGTGATGACCGGGTTCGGCCGGCTGGGGGCGGCATTCGGAGCGAGCCGCTTCGGGGTCGTTCCCGACATGGTCACCTTCGCCAAAGGAGTCACCTCGGCCTACGTGCCCCTCGGCGGGGTCCTGGTGCGGGAAGGGCTTGCGGCGACCTTCGACGAGCAGCAGCTCTGGTGCGGCCATACCTATTCCGGTCACCCCTTGGCGATGGCGGCCGGGCTGGGGGCGCTGGCCGCCTACCGGGACGAAGGGCTTTTCGAGCGGGCGCGGACGATCGAGGGGTGGCTGCGCCGGGGGCTGCGGGAGCTCGAAAAGCAGAGTCCCTTGATCGGCGAGGTCCGCGGCATGGGAGCCTTCTTCGGCGTCGAGCTGGTCCGCGATAAAAACACCCGGGAGCCGCTTTCCCTATGGCATAAGCCGCCCTCGGCGGAAGTCCGCTGGCTCCAGCAGCAGCTGCTTTCGCGCGGGGTCTACCTCTTTTGCAAGCATAACGTGCTGCTCGTCGCCCCTCCGCTCACGATCACGGAGGAGGAGCTGCAGACCGGAATCGAGCAGCTCGGAGAGACGCTCCGCCGGCTGTGCCGGGAGCCGTCGTTCGATCTGCCGGAAAGCTGTTGA
- a CDS encoding gamma-glutamyl-gamma-aminobutyrate hydrolase family protein → MLTVASWIRAEDEALYARIFEPAGFSLRNARTEEVSPGSGHGLLLTGGTDISAPFLRQEIDAPDKIRAPDPKRDEWEFAALQSALARRLPVLAICRGVQLLNVALGGSLHLDVPGHENLEDSHTQPLRHAEGAAFRFPFVNSSHHQALDRLGAGVIAEAWCALDGIVEQVRVESYPFVLGVQYHPERDPDRYRPLFAAYFAALRGEG, encoded by the coding sequence ATGCTCACCGTCGCTTCCTGGATCCGGGCCGAGGACGAAGCGCTATACGCCCGCATCTTCGAGCCGGCAGGCTTCTCGCTCCGCAACGCTCGGACCGAAGAGGTTTCGCCGGGGAGCGGGCATGGGCTGCTGCTAACCGGCGGCACCGACATCTCGGCTCCCTTTCTCCGCCAGGAGATCGACGCGCCGGATAAGATCCGCGCGCCCGATCCGAAGCGGGACGAGTGGGAGTTCGCCGCCCTCCAGTCGGCCTTGGCCCGGAGGCTTCCGGTGCTCGCGATCTGCCGCGGCGTTCAGCTCCTGAACGTCGCACTCGGCGGGAGCCTCCACCTTGACGTTCCGGGCCATGAGAACCTCGAGGACTCCCATACTCAGCCGCTCCGGCACGCGGAAGGGGCCGCCTTCCGGTTCCCCTTCGTCAACAGCTCCCACCATCAAGCCCTGGATCGGTTGGGAGCGGGGGTTATTGCGGAGGCTTGGTGCGCCCTCGACGGAATCGTCGAGCAGGTGCGGGTCGAAAGCTACCCATTCGTCCTCGGCGTGCAGTATCACCCGGAACGGGATCCCGACCGCTACCGCCCGCTCTTCGCGGCCTATTTCGCGGCGCTCCGAGGGGAGGGCTGA